From the genome of Methylomonas sp. UP202, one region includes:
- the hemW gene encoding radical SAM family heme chaperone HemW: MPPLSLYIHFPWCIRKCPYCDFNSHAVKESIPEAEYIEALLRDLERDLEYFGLDRAVVSIFMGGGTPSLFSPPMLDRLLAGIRGVVSLAIGCEITLEANPGTFESGKFREFRALGINRLSIGIQSFQDRHLQTLGRVHSAAEAIKAAEIAVAAGFENFNLDLMFGLPGQSEAEAFDDVRLATGLRPAHISFYQLTLEPNTYFHKFPPRLPDDEAIFAAQKRSQAWLAEHGYSQYEVSAYASTANQCRHNRNYWQFGDYLGIGAGAHGKISQALPSNIVRTAKPRNPEQYLREPWTVSRSRIELNQLPLEFAMNRLRLRDGFRLSEFEVATGLSGEALAAPLRNGLAEGLLELADGFYRCSARGWDFLDVLLEKFVPE, from the coding sequence TTGCCGCCACTTAGTCTGTATATTCACTTCCCCTGGTGTATCCGCAAATGCCCTTATTGCGACTTTAACTCGCACGCGGTGAAGGAGTCGATTCCTGAAGCCGAGTATATCGAAGCGTTGTTGCGCGATTTGGAAAGGGACTTGGAATACTTTGGCCTGGATCGGGCGGTTGTCAGTATTTTTATGGGCGGAGGCACTCCCAGCTTGTTTTCGCCCCCGATGCTGGATCGTTTGCTGGCGGGGATTCGCGGCGTAGTGTCGCTGGCCATCGGCTGCGAGATCACGCTGGAGGCCAACCCCGGTACCTTCGAAAGTGGCAAATTCCGCGAATTTCGAGCGCTGGGGATCAATCGCCTGTCGATAGGCATTCAAAGCTTTCAAGATCGGCATTTGCAAACCCTCGGACGGGTCCACTCGGCGGCGGAAGCGATCAAGGCGGCGGAAATCGCGGTGGCGGCCGGTTTCGAAAATTTCAATTTAGACTTGATGTTTGGCTTGCCGGGACAGAGCGAGGCCGAAGCCTTCGACGATGTAAGGTTGGCAACCGGTTTACGGCCCGCGCATATCTCGTTTTATCAGCTCACTTTAGAACCGAATACTTATTTCCATAAGTTTCCGCCCCGCTTGCCGGACGACGAGGCCATCTTTGCCGCGCAGAAGCGTAGTCAGGCTTGGCTGGCCGAACACGGTTACAGCCAATACGAGGTGTCCGCCTACGCCTCCACCGCCAATCAGTGTCGGCATAACCGCAACTATTGGCAGTTTGGAGACTATTTAGGAATAGGCGCCGGGGCTCACGGTAAGATCAGTCAGGCCTTACCGAGCAACATTGTCCGCACCGCGAAACCGCGAAATCCCGAGCAATACTTGCGCGAGCCTTGGACTGTCAGCCGATCCCGGATCGAGTTGAACCAACTACCGCTGGAGTTCGCGATGAATCGTTTGCGCTTGCGCGACGGCTTCCGTTTGAGCGAATTCGAGGTGGCTACCGGCTTGTCCGGCGAAGCGCTAGCCGCTCCGTTGCGGAATGGGCTGGCGGAAGGCTTGCTGGAGCTAGCGGACGGCTTTTACCGTTGTTCGGCGCGCGGTTGGGATTTTCTGGACGTGTTGTTAGAAAAGTTCGTGCCTGAATAG
- a CDS encoding chemotaxis protein CheA, producing MSIDDEMKQALVTFTIESLELLQDMEDCLLTIENGEDQSERINAIFRAAHTIKGSSGLFGLDHIVRFTHVVESVLDALRDGVLEVTPELVAILLPCCDQIALLIRAVADGNTDEDPDLTVAGDELLAKLRPFLEQPDFAKEVVAAGPDRVETIGGGGVMESGNWHISLRFGSDSLRNGMDPLSFIRYLSTLGTLVNLTTISEAIPPAEQMDPETNYLGFEIDIKSEAGKEALENVFEFVREDSLIHILPLESAIGEYIELIRALPEDDTYLGELLVKSGVLTRRELEEGLSQQQATTEPTKSAQPIGEILVEQQSVQQPLVNAALEKQKQIKDNKARENQSIRVDAERLDKLIDLIGELVISSAGVNLRASQTAQTALLEATGEMMRLVEEVRDSALQLRMVPIGTTFSRFQRVVRDVSKELGKDIALAISGGETEVDKSVVEKIGDPLMHLVRNAMDHGIESAEVRRENGKSAQGTLRLNAYHESGVIVIEVQDDGGGLNRERILAKAIEKGLIQPDAKLTDQEVYALIFEPGFSTAQQISNLSGRGVGMDVVKRNVTDLRGSIEVDSAQNVGTTVRIRLPLTLAIIDGFLVGVGKASFVIPLDRVVECVELSHDDDEHDYMDLRGEVLPFIRLKKLFGVPGESARRANVVVVEVAGAKTGLVVDRLLGEFQTVIKPLGKLFGHVQGLGGSTILGSGEVALILDIPVLVGAFEQYMVRGFAA from the coding sequence CGGGCCGCGCACACGATAAAAGGCTCGTCCGGCTTGTTTGGTTTGGACCACATTGTACGTTTCACTCACGTGGTCGAGAGTGTGTTGGATGCCTTGCGGGACGGCGTTTTGGAGGTTACACCGGAGTTGGTCGCCATCTTGTTGCCGTGTTGCGATCAGATTGCGCTGTTGATTCGAGCAGTTGCCGATGGCAATACCGACGAAGACCCCGATTTGACGGTAGCTGGCGACGAATTACTGGCCAAACTGCGCCCGTTTCTGGAGCAGCCGGATTTCGCCAAAGAGGTGGTCGCCGCCGGCCCCGATCGTGTGGAGACCATCGGAGGCGGAGGCGTTATGGAAAGCGGCAACTGGCATATTTCCTTGCGCTTCGGTTCGGATAGCCTGCGGAACGGCATGGATCCGTTGTCTTTCATTCGCTATTTGTCCACCTTGGGAACCCTGGTCAATCTAACCACGATCAGCGAAGCGATTCCTCCGGCGGAGCAGATGGACCCCGAGACCAATTATTTAGGCTTCGAAATCGACATTAAGAGCGAAGCCGGCAAGGAGGCGTTGGAGAATGTATTCGAGTTCGTGCGCGAGGATAGCTTGATTCACATTTTGCCACTGGAAAGCGCTATAGGTGAATACATCGAGTTGATCCGCGCATTGCCGGAAGACGATACCTATTTGGGCGAACTTCTGGTCAAAAGTGGCGTATTAACGCGCCGGGAGCTTGAGGAAGGTTTAAGTCAACAGCAGGCTACTACGGAACCGACCAAATCCGCTCAGCCTATCGGTGAAATTTTAGTCGAGCAACAATCCGTCCAGCAGCCCTTGGTGAATGCCGCGCTGGAAAAACAAAAGCAGATTAAAGACAACAAGGCCAGAGAAAACCAGAGTATTCGTGTCGATGCGGAGCGCTTGGACAAGCTGATCGATTTAATCGGTGAGTTGGTGATATCCAGCGCGGGTGTGAACCTGCGCGCGTCGCAGACCGCACAGACCGCATTGCTGGAAGCGACCGGGGAAATGATGCGTTTGGTCGAAGAAGTCAGGGACAGTGCTTTGCAACTGCGAATGGTGCCGATAGGCACCACTTTCAGTCGTTTTCAGCGCGTGGTTCGCGATGTCAGCAAGGAGCTGGGAAAGGACATTGCGCTGGCGATTTCCGGTGGCGAGACCGAAGTGGACAAATCGGTGGTCGAAAAAATCGGCGATCCGTTAATGCATTTGGTCCGCAATGCGATGGATCACGGTATCGAATCAGCCGAAGTCCGTCGGGAGAATGGCAAGTCGGCCCAAGGCACCCTGCGGCTCAATGCCTATCACGAGTCGGGCGTGATTGTCATAGAAGTGCAGGACGACGGTGGTGGTTTGAATCGGGAGCGGATTCTGGCCAAGGCCATCGAAAAAGGTTTAATTCAGCCGGATGCCAAACTGACTGATCAGGAGGTTTATGCATTGATTTTCGAACCGGGATTTTCCACGGCTCAGCAAATCTCCAATCTATCCGGACGTGGAGTCGGAATGGATGTGGTCAAGCGGAATGTTACCGATTTACGCGGATCGATAGAGGTTGATAGCGCGCAGAACGTCGGCACCACCGTGCGCATCCGTTTGCCGCTGACGTTGGCGATTATCGACGGGTTCTTGGTTGGCGTCGGCAAGGCATCCTTTGTGATTCCGCTTGACCGGGTCGTAGAGTGCGTCGAACTCAGCCATGACGATGACGAGCACGACTATATGGATTTGCGAGGTGAAGTCCTGCCTTTCATCCGTTTGAAGAAATTATTCGGCGTTCCTGGCGAATCGGCGCGGCGTGCCAACGTGGTGGTGGTCGAGGTGGCCGGTGCGAAGACTGGGCTGGTTGTCGATCGATTATTGGGCGAATTTCAAACAGTTATTAAACCACTGGGTAAATTGTTCGGCCACGTTCAAGGTTTGGGCGGTTCCACAATACTCGGTAGCGGCGAGGTGGCATTGATACTGGATATCCCGGTATTGGTGGGTGCCTTCGAGCAGTATATGGTGCGCGGGTTTGCGGCGTAA
- a CDS encoding chemotaxis response regulator protein-glutamate methylesterase has translation MTSPKIRVLIVDDSAVVRQVLTAFLGHCQEIDVIGAASDPIFAMAKMNQDWPDVIVLDVEMPRMDGITFLKKIMSVRPTPVVICSTLTEKGAETTMQALAAGAVGIVTKPKAGLKSFLEDDSGDIVHAIKAAALTDMRRMKAMTMASHAAAVKSHHQPSQPTSAPSALAATTDRLVAIGTSTGGTQALEVVLTHLPRVSPGIVIVQHMPEKFTGAFAARLNGICQIEVKEAVSGDRVIPGRALIAPGGKHMTVIRSGAQYIAEVQDGPLVNRHRPSVDVLFRSVAKYAGKNALGIIMTGMGDDGARGLRDMLAAGARTAGQDEKTCVVYGMPKEAVKLGAVQQELPLESIAGLIEQYGKAN, from the coding sequence ATGACATCACCCAAAATCCGAGTGTTGATCGTCGATGATTCGGCGGTTGTCAGGCAAGTGCTGACCGCTTTTTTAGGGCATTGCCAAGAGATCGACGTGATCGGGGCGGCTTCCGACCCGATATTCGCTATGGCGAAAATGAATCAGGATTGGCCGGACGTGATAGTCCTGGACGTCGAGATGCCGAGAATGGACGGCATCACGTTTCTAAAGAAAATTATGTCGGTACGTCCCACGCCGGTTGTGATCTGCTCAACCTTGACCGAAAAAGGCGCGGAAACCACGATGCAGGCATTAGCGGCCGGCGCCGTGGGTATCGTTACCAAACCGAAAGCGGGACTAAAGAGTTTTCTCGAAGACGATAGCGGCGATATCGTTCACGCGATCAAAGCGGCGGCGTTGACCGATATGCGGCGGATGAAAGCCATGACGATGGCATCGCATGCCGCCGCGGTTAAAAGTCATCATCAACCCAGCCAGCCGACATCGGCGCCTTCCGCGCTGGCGGCGACCACCGACAGGCTAGTCGCTATAGGAACATCGACCGGCGGTACTCAGGCCTTGGAGGTGGTATTGACACATTTGCCGAGGGTTAGCCCCGGCATTGTGATTGTGCAGCACATGCCTGAGAAATTCACCGGCGCCTTCGCGGCCAGACTCAACGGCATTTGCCAAATCGAAGTCAAGGAGGCCGTCAGTGGCGATCGGGTGATTCCGGGCCGGGCGTTGATTGCGCCGGGCGGTAAGCATATGACAGTAATCCGTAGCGGCGCCCAGTACATTGCCGAGGTCCAGGACGGTCCGTTGGTGAACCGGCACCGCCCATCGGTCGACGTGTTGTTCCGGTCCGTGGCGAAATACGCCGGGAAAAACGCGTTAGGTATCATCATGACCGGGATGGGCGACGATGGTGCTCGCGGTTTGCGCGATATGTTGGCGGCTGGTGCCCGTACCGCCGGCCAGGACGAAAAGACTTGCGTTGTCTACGGCATGCCCAAGGAAGCGGTCAAACTCGGTGCGGTTCAGCAAGAGTTGCCGCTGGAGTCCATCGCCGGGTTGATTGAGCAATACGGAAAAGCCAATTAG
- a CDS encoding methyl-accepting chemotaxis protein, with translation MTIKQRMLLLVLAAVLGLGGLAGFNYVQIGRVYTAANFNTENTLPSVLILNDISFELAKMRTNVWQHLLQSEPAAMDELERGFAESDNKIDKLIKDYEPLLADDEDKKLLDADKAGLAEYGVFWNRVRELSRAGQKSEAKNLILDNQALMNRTVNNFRRHGEYNADLGKNSSASAEAIRGSAALLSGLIALLGITIIGAIGGLITRNLMRQMGGEPDFVAALAAKVAVGDFSSRIELQDGDHVSVMAAMKRMSDNVKALLAEMERMSSEHEKGDIDVVVDIAKFQGDYKAMAQGVNDMVNGHIAVKKKAMAVFTKFGQGDFDASMEKLPGKKAFINDTIELVRGNLKAVIQDADHLVSAAVEGRLATRADASKHQGDFRRLVEGVNATLDAVIGPLNVAADYVDNISRGNIPAKITDSYNGDFNTIKNNLNNCIDAIGNMVAEAASLEKAAIEGRLATRADASQYQGDYRKIVQGVNNTLDAVIGPLNVAADYVDRIAKGAIPAKITDSYNGDFNVIKNNLNTCIDAVNALVADAVMLSQAAVEGKLSTRADATLHQGDYRKIVEGVNETLDAVIGPLNVAADYVDNISRGNIPAKITDSYNGDFNTIKNNLNNCIDAIGNMVAEAASLEKAAIEGRLATRADASQYQGDYRKIVQGVNNTLDAVIGPLNVAADYVDRIAKGAIPAKITDSYNGDFNVIKNNLNTCIDAVNALVADAVMLSQAAVEGKLSTRADATLHQGDYRKIVEGVNETLDAVIGPLNVAADYVDNISRGNIPAKITDSYNGDFNTIKNNLNNCIDAIGNMVAEAASLEKAAIEGRLATRADASQYQGDYRKIVQGVNNTLDAVIGPLNVAADYVDRIAKGAIPAKITDSYNGDFNVIKNNLNTCIDAVNALVADAVMLSQAAVEGKLSTRADATLHQGDYRKIVEGVNETLDAVIGPLNVAADYVDNISRGNIPAKITDSYNGDFNTIKNNLNTCIEAVNALVSDANMLAKAAMEGQLSTRADAGKHQGDFRKIVEGVNETLDRVILPVNEAVEVLSLVEQGDLTRTVNGDYKGQLADFKDTVNNTIAKLSQTISEVVDATNQLSNASEQISSTSQALSQSASEQAASVEETSASIEEMAASINQNAENAKVTDGMAGKASKEAMEGGEAVKHTVEAMKEIANKIGIIDDIAYQTNMLALNAAIEAARAGDHGKGFAVVAAEVRKLAERSQVAAQEIGELAENSVKTAESAGKLLDEIVPSIAKTSDLVQEIAAASHEQSAGVGQINNAVNQMNQITQQNAAASEQLAATSEEMTGQAEQLQSLMSFFKIGHREQGGSRRAVIKTPRKTTPTHSMVTSEPVGNYEPEFDLNQFERF, from the coding sequence ATGACGATTAAACAACGAATGCTGCTTCTGGTTTTAGCGGCGGTTTTGGGTTTGGGGGGGCTAGCTGGATTTAATTATGTTCAGATCGGCCGTGTCTATACCGCAGCCAATTTCAACACGGAGAATACTTTGCCGAGCGTGCTTATTCTGAACGACATTAGTTTTGAACTGGCAAAAATGCGCACTAACGTTTGGCAACACTTGCTGCAAAGCGAGCCGGCGGCAATGGATGAACTGGAGCGAGGTTTTGCCGAGAGCGACAACAAAATCGATAAATTAATAAAAGATTACGAACCGCTGTTGGCCGACGACGAAGATAAAAAACTTCTTGATGCGGATAAAGCCGGGTTGGCCGAATACGGAGTATTTTGGAACAGGGTGCGCGAGTTATCGCGTGCCGGCCAAAAATCGGAGGCTAAGAATCTGATTCTTGACAATCAAGCCTTAATGAACCGGACCGTAAATAATTTTAGGCGCCACGGCGAATACAACGCCGATTTGGGTAAAAATTCCTCCGCATCCGCGGAAGCGATACGTGGAAGTGCAGCGCTCCTCTCCGGCCTGATCGCTTTGTTGGGGATAACGATCATCGGTGCGATCGGAGGGCTGATTACCCGTAATCTGATGCGTCAAATGGGCGGAGAACCGGATTTTGTCGCGGCATTAGCTGCGAAAGTGGCCGTCGGCGACTTTTCGTCTCGAATCGAGTTGCAAGACGGCGATCACGTCAGTGTGATGGCCGCTATGAAGCGAATGAGCGACAACGTCAAAGCGCTGTTGGCCGAAATGGAGCGCATGAGCAGCGAGCACGAAAAAGGCGATATCGACGTGGTGGTCGATATCGCGAAATTCCAGGGTGATTACAAAGCGATGGCTCAAGGCGTCAACGATATGGTTAACGGCCATATCGCGGTCAAAAAGAAAGCGATGGCAGTCTTTACAAAGTTCGGTCAGGGAGATTTCGACGCCAGTATGGAGAAATTGCCGGGTAAAAAAGCGTTTATCAATGACACGATCGAATTGGTGCGTGGTAACTTGAAAGCGGTCATTCAAGATGCGGACCATTTGGTAAGTGCGGCTGTGGAAGGGCGATTGGCAACTCGCGCAGATGCCAGCAAGCATCAGGGCGATTTCCGGAGATTGGTGGAAGGGGTCAATGCGACATTGGATGCGGTGATTGGGCCGTTGAACGTGGCGGCGGATTATGTGGACAACATATCCCGAGGCAACATTCCGGCTAAGATTACCGACAGTTACAACGGCGACTTCAACACGATTAAAAACAACCTGAACAACTGTATCGACGCGATCGGCAATATGGTCGCCGAAGCGGCGAGCTTGGAAAAAGCCGCGATCGAAGGTCGGTTAGCGACGCGCGCGGATGCGAGCCAGTACCAAGGTGACTATCGGAAGATCGTACAGGGTGTAAACAATACGCTGGACGCGGTGATTGGGCCGTTGAACGTGGCGGCCGACTATGTAGACCGCATTGCAAAAGGCGCCATCCCGGCGAAAATCACCGACAGTTACAACGGCGACTTCAATGTGATCAAAAATAATTTGAACACGTGTATCGACGCGGTCAATGCGTTAGTGGCGGACGCGGTGATGTTGTCGCAAGCGGCGGTGGAAGGCAAACTGTCGACTCGCGCCGATGCGACCCTGCACCAAGGCGATTACCGCAAGATCGTCGAAGGTGTCAACGAAACTCTGGATGCGGTGATTGGGCCGTTGAACGTGGCGGCGGATTATGTGGACAACATATCCCGAGGCAACATTCCGGCTAAGATTACCGACAGTTACAACGGCGATTTCAATACGATTAAAAACAACCTGAACAACTGTATCGACGCAATCGGCAATATGGTTGCCGAAGCGGCGAGCTTGGAAAAAGCCGCGATCGAAGGTCGGTTAGCGACGCGCGCGGATGCGAGCCAGTACCAAGGTGACTATCGGAAGATCGTACAGGGTGTAAACAATACGCTGGACGCGGTGATTGGGCCGTTGAACGTGGCGGCCGACTATGTAGACCGCATTGCAAAAGGCGCCATCCCGGCGAAAATCACCGACAGTTACAACGGCGACTTCAATGTGATCAAAAATAATTTGAACACGTGTATCGACGCGGTCAATGCGTTAGTGGCGGACGCGGTGATGTTGTCGCAAGCGGCGGTGGAAGGCAAACTGTCGACTCGCGCCGATGCGACCCTGCACCAAGGCGATTACCGCAAGATCGTCGAAGGTGTCAACGAAACTCTGGATGCGGTGATTGGGCCGTTGAACGTGGCGGCGGATTATGTGGACAACATATCCCGAGGCAACATTCCGGCTAAGATTACCGACAGTTACAACGGCGATTTCAATACGATTAAAAACAACCTGAACAACTGTATCGACGCAATCGGCAATATGGTTGCCGAAGCGGCGAGCTTGGAAAAAGCCGCGATCGAAGGTCGGTTAGCGACGCGCGCGGATGCGAGCCAGTACCAAGGTGACTATCGGAAGATCGTACAGGGTGTAAACAATACGCTGGACGCGGTGATTGGGCCGTTGAACGTGGCGGCCGACTATGTAGACCGCATTGCAAAAGGCGCCATCCCGGCGAAAATCACCGACAGTTACAACGGCGACTTCAATGTGATCAAAAATAATTTGAACACGTGTATCGACGCGGTCAATGCGTTAGTGGCGGACGCGGTGATGTTGTCGCAAGCGGCGGTGGAAGGCAAACTGTCGACTCGCGCCGATGCGACCCTGCACCAAGGCGATTACCGCAAGATTGTCGAAGGTGTCAACGAAACCCTGGATGCGGTGATTGGGCCGTTGAACGTGGCGGCGGATTATGTGGACAACATATCCCGAGGCAACATTCCGGCTAAGATTACCGACAGTTACAACGGCGATTTCAATACGATTAAAAACAACCTGAATACCTGCATTGAAGCGGTTAACGCTTTGGTGTCCGATGCCAACATGTTGGCGAAGGCGGCCATGGAGGGGCAGTTGTCGACTCGGGCGGATGCGGGCAAACATCAGGGAGACTTCCGCAAAATCGTTGAAGGCGTAAACGAGACATTGGATCGAGTAATTTTGCCGGTCAACGAAGCGGTCGAAGTGCTGTCACTGGTTGAACAAGGCGATCTGACCCGTACCGTCAACGGCGACTATAAGGGGCAATTGGCCGACTTCAAGGATACTGTGAATAACACGATTGCCAAGTTGTCGCAAACAATCAGCGAAGTTGTCGATGCGACGAACCAGCTAAGCAATGCTTCCGAGCAAATTAGCTCGACATCGCAAGCGCTATCGCAATCCGCTAGTGAGCAGGCGGCCAGCGTCGAGGAAACCAGCGCCAGCATCGAGGAAATGGCGGCCAGTATCAATCAGAACGCGGAAAACGCCAAAGTCACCGACGGTATGGCCGGTAAGGCTTCGAAAGAAGCCATGGAGGGCGGTGAGGCGGTCAAGCATACTGTCGAAGCGATGAAAGAGATCGCCAATAAAATCGGCATCATTGACGATATTGCCTATCAGACTAATATGTTAGCGTTGAATGCCGCGATCGAAGCGGCCAGGGCCGGCGATCACGGCAAAGGCTTTGCCGTGGTGGCGGCCGAGGTACGGAAGTTGGCGGAACGCAGTCAAGTCGCGGCACAGGAAATTGGCGAATTGGCTGAGAACAGCGTGAAAACCGCGGAAAGCGCCGGCAAGTTGTTGGACGAAATCGTGCCCAGCATCGCTAAGACTTCGGACCTGGTCCAAGAGATCGCGGCTGCCTCGCACGAGCAGTCCGCGGGTGTCGGCCAAATCAACAACGCCGTGAACCAAATGAACCAGATTACCCAACAGAACGCGGCGGCTAGCGAACAATTGGCGGCCACTTCCGAGGAAATGACTGGGCAGGCGGAGCAACTGCAGAGTTTGATGAGTTTCTTCAAAATTGGTCACCGAGAACAGGGTGGCAGTAGGCGCGCCGTGATCAAGACGCCGCGTAAGACTACGCCTACTCACAGCATGGTAACTTCGGAGCCCGTGGGAAATTACGAGCCTGAATTCGATTTGAACCAATTCGAGCGCTTCTAG
- a CDS encoding chemotaxis protein CheW, with translation MGTLATRSSQSMDLVVGQQLAAAGQYLTFVLGGEVYALGILNIKEIIDYGNLTEVPMMPVFVRGVINLRGSVVPVIDLLARFGKGVTMIAKRTGIVIVETSVGDNDDNRQYLGIIVDAVNEVVEIAGHEIEPPPSFGAGIRPDFINGMAKRDNRFVILLNVDKVLSVDEMAALGQAADHIHGNAFAE, from the coding sequence ATGGGCACATTGGCAACAAGATCTTCGCAGTCTATGGACTTGGTCGTCGGGCAACAACTTGCGGCGGCCGGCCAATACCTGACCTTTGTATTAGGGGGTGAGGTTTACGCCTTGGGGATACTAAACATCAAGGAAATTATCGATTACGGAAACCTAACGGAAGTACCGATGATGCCCGTATTTGTTCGTGGCGTGATTAACTTGCGCGGCAGCGTGGTGCCCGTGATCGACTTGCTGGCGCGTTTCGGCAAAGGGGTTACCATGATCGCCAAGCGGACGGGGATTGTCATCGTGGAAACCTCGGTCGGAGATAACGACGATAATCGCCAATATTTGGGCATTATCGTCGATGCCGTCAACGAGGTCGTCGAGATTGCCGGGCATGAAATCGAGCCGCCGCCTAGCTTTGGCGCCGGTATTCGGCCGGATTTTATCAACGGGATGGCTAAGCGGGATAATCGTTTCGTCATTTTATTGAACGTCGACAAAGTGCTTTCGGTGGATGAAATGGCGGCGCTGGGACAAGCGGCCGATCATATCCACGGAAATGCGTTTGCTGAATAA
- a CDS encoding protein-glutamate O-methyltransferase CheR, producing the protein MNKPANHYGNAPVLQHHEFLWIKDYLYKNAGIVLNESKQVMVMGRLEKRLRYYDLSSYTEYFKLFTKPGFENERVIAIDLLTTNETYFFREPAHFDFFTGSILPQYSSYRSFRVWSAASSSGEEAYTLAMLLAEYGRGMQWEILGTDISTRILDKAKRGLYPSQASEKIPPDLLKKYCLKGTGEYDGFLLIDPALRRNVKFDYANLIGNLPDLGRFEVIFLRNVMIYFDIETKQRLLERILKSLQPGGYFFVSHSESLNGLNTELQLIRPSIYRKPEKF; encoded by the coding sequence ATGAACAAACCGGCAAATCACTACGGCAATGCTCCGGTATTGCAACACCACGAGTTCCTGTGGATTAAGGACTATTTGTATAAGAATGCCGGAATTGTCCTAAATGAATCCAAGCAAGTCATGGTGATGGGGCGATTGGAAAAGCGCCTGCGTTATTACGATTTGTCGAGCTATACCGAGTATTTCAAGCTTTTTACCAAGCCGGGCTTCGAAAACGAACGAGTGATCGCCATCGATTTGTTGACGACCAACGAAACTTATTTTTTTCGCGAGCCCGCCCATTTCGATTTCTTCACCGGCAGCATTTTGCCGCAATACTCGTCATATCGAAGCTTTCGGGTTTGGAGCGCGGCGAGTTCCAGCGGTGAAGAAGCCTATACTTTAGCGATGTTGTTAGCGGAATACGGTCGCGGCATGCAGTGGGAAATTCTAGGGACCGATATTTCCACTCGCATCTTGGATAAAGCCAAGCGAGGCCTTTATCCTAGTCAGGCTTCCGAGAAAATCCCGCCTGACTTGTTGAAAAAATATTGCCTGAAAGGCACGGGTGAGTACGACGGTTTTCTATTGATCGACCCGGCTCTACGGAGGAATGTCAAATTCGATTACGCCAATTTGATCGGCAACCTGCCGGATTTGGGTAGGTTCGAGGTGATATTTTTGCGGAACGTGATGATTTATTTCGATATTGAAACCAAACAACGTCTATTGGAGCGGATACTGAAATCGCTACAGCCGGGCGGCTATTTTTTCGTCAGTCATTCCGAGTCCCTAAACGGCTTGAATACCGAATTGCAACTGATTCGGCCATCTATTTACCGTAAACCCGAGAAATTCTAG
- a CDS encoding VOC family protein, whose translation MRYLHTMVRVNNLEESLDFYCAKLGLSEVRRMDSEAGRFTLVYLAAPADLASASAQDAPLLELTYNWDVEEYAGGRNFGHLAFEVDDIYEVCRRLLDQGVTINRPPRDGWMAFIRSPDQISIELLQKGGALPPQEPWASMANAGVW comes from the coding sequence ATGCGCTATTTGCACACGATGGTCCGCGTAAACAACCTGGAAGAGTCGTTGGACTTTTACTGCGCCAAGCTTGGCTTGAGCGAAGTTAGGCGAATGGACAGCGAAGCCGGGCGGTTTACATTGGTGTATCTGGCTGCCCCGGCCGATCTGGCTAGTGCTAGCGCTCAAGACGCTCCCTTGTTGGAGCTGACGTACAATTGGGATGTCGAGGAGTATGCTGGAGGCCGTAATTTCGGCCATTTGGCCTTCGAGGTTGACGACATATACGAGGTCTGTCGGCGCTTGTTGGACCAAGGCGTGACGATCAACCGGCCGCCACGCGACGGTTGGATGGCGTTTATCCGCTCTCCCGATCAAATATCGATAGAATTGTTGCAAAAGGGCGGTGCCCTACCGCCGCAAGAGCCTTGGGCTTCGATGGCGAATGCCGGCGTCTGGTGA